GTCTCGGGTGTGTTCAGGTATTTCGGGCCCTGATCGTCGTCGTACAGCTTTCGTGCGCCGAAGCCGATCGTCTGGCCCGTGACGTCGCGGATCGGCCACACCAGCCGGCCTCGGAAGCGGTCGTAGACGCCGCCGCGCTGATTGGTCGAGACGAGCCCGGCGGTCGTGAGCTCCTCGCGCGAGAACCCCTGGGCCGTGAGGGCCTTGAGCATCGCGTCCCAGCCCTTGGGCGCGTAGCCGACCCCGAAGTGCGCTGCGGCCCCCGCGTCGAAGCCGCGCTCCCCGAGGAAGCGTCGAGCGGGCTCGGCCTCGGGAGAGACGAGCTGCCCGCGGAAGAACTCGGCGGCAGCGGCGTTGGCGGCGAAAAGGCGCGAGCGTCCGCTCGTCTCGGGTGCAGGCCCGCCGTCCTCGTAGTGCAGCGTGTAGCCGATGCGCGCCGCGAGGCGCTCGACCGCCTCCGTGAAGGTGACGTGGTCCATCTCGCGCAGGAACGTGTACACGTCGCCCGACTCGCCGCAGCCGAAGCAGTGGTAGTAGCCGACCTGCGGCCGGACGTGGAAACTCGGGCTCTTCTCGTCGTGGAAGGGGCACAGGCCCTTGAGCGATCCCACGCCCGCGGAGCGCAGCGCGACGCGCTCGCCGACCACGTCGGCGATGTTCGTGCGCGCCTTGACCTCCTCGACGTCGGCCTGGCGGATCCTCGGCATCAGTCGGCCCCGACGCGCACCGGCTGCGGCGCGGCGGCGCGCGGACGCGCGCCCGGGCGCGCGTGGCGCGGCGTCCAGATGCCGACCTCGGCCGGATCGATCTCTCCCACGAGGCGGTTATGCCAGTCGATCGCCGTCTGGTCGGTCAGGCTCGCCACCTGATCGACGACGACGCGGGCGCGCTCGGCGTCGTTCTCGGCGGCATGGAAGTCCGCGGCGAACGCCGGCTCGAACACCTCGCCGCCGGCCGACCACAGCGTGTCGGTCGACAGCAGCGCGTCGGCGAGGCGCTTGAGCACACGGCGCTGCTCCTTGTAGACGCCCTTGCGCGCCTCGATGGTCACGATCGACGATCCCATGACGCCCTTGAGCACCGCGATCTCGACCTCGATGACGCGTGGCACCACGACGTGGGCGTTGTAGCGCGCGAGCGACGGGCCCACGTACGCCTCGCGCGTGGCGGCCACTGCGGCACGGGCGAAGCGGCCGATCAGGTCGCTCGTCAGGTTCTTCAGGCGTGCGAGATCCTGCCGCGACCGGTCGAACGACCTCAGCCACATCGGCTGCCTCGTCAGGCGGTACAGGCCGTCCGCCAGCTCCTCGCGCGAGTAGTCGTAGCCCACCCACTGCTGGATCTTGCCGATCAGCGGATGGTGCTGCACCGGATCCGCGAGCGCCTCGAGGTCGATGTAGCCGTTCACGACGGCGTCCTCGAAGTCGTGCACGGAATAGGCGATGTCGTCCGAGAGGTCCATGACCTCGGCCTCGATGCACCGCAGCCGCCCCGGAGCGCCGTCGCGCATCCAATGGAACACCGCCTCGTCCTCGGGATAGACGCCGAACTTCAGGCGCCCGCCCGGGTCGGGCACGGGGTTGTCGACCGTCCACGGGTACTTGCACGTGGCGTCGAGGCTCGCGCGCGTCAGGTTGAGTCCGACGGAGTGGTCGCGGTCGTCGAGCACCTTCGCCTCGAGCCGCGTCAGGATGCGCAGCGACTGCGCGTTGCCCTCGAAGCCGCCGATGTGGTCGGCCCACTCGTTGAGCGCGCGCTCGCCGTTGTGCCCGAAGGGCGGATGGCCGAGGTCGTGACTGAGGCACGCCGTGTCGACGACGTCGGCGGACAATCCGAGCGAGATGGCGAGCTCGCGGCCGATCTGCGCCACCTCGAGCGAGTGCGTGAGGCGGTTGCGCGCGAAGTCGGCCGAGCTCGCGGGGCTCAGCACCTGCGTCTTGGCCGCAAGGCGGCGCAGACCCGCCGAGTGCAGCACGCGCGCCCGGTCGCGCGCGAAGTCGTCGCGCTCGGAGCGGTGCCGCTCGGCGAAGAAGCGCTCGGCGTCGCCCTCGCGGTATCCGTCGGGGCGCATGCCGTCAGCCACCACTGGTGTCCAGCTCCGCTCCCTGGAGCTCGCAGCTCGCGTCCTCGCCGATCTCTCGCGAGTCGAGCCAGCCCTGCGGCAGCACGGGTCGCTTGGGCGAACCGGCACGACCGCGCTGCCCCTCGGCGGCGGCGCCCGGGTAGGGCGCGTCGTGGTCGAGCTGCGCCAGCAGGTCGTCGATCTCGGCGAGGCTGGACGCGGTCGCGAGACTCGCACGCAGGTCGCCGCCGACCGGGTAGCCCTTGAAATACCACGCGACGTGCTTGCGGATGTCACGGCAGCCGCGATCCTCGTCCTCGAAGAACTCCACGAGCAGTTCGGCGTGCCGACGGAAGCCGCGCGCGACGAACCCGAGGTTCGCGTCGACCACCGGGGCGTCGGCGCCGAACGCGGCGGCCAGCTCGCCGAACAGCCACGGCCGCCCGAGACAGCCGCGCCCGACGACGACACCGTCGCATCCGGTCTCGTCCATCATCCGGACGGCGTCGGCCGCGCTCCAGATGTCGCCGTTGCCCAGCACCGGGATGCTCGTGACGGTCTCCTTGAGCTTCGTGATCGCCGACCAGTCGGCCGTGCCCGAGTAGAACTCGGCGGCCGTGCGCGCGTGCAGTGCGACGGCCGCCGCGCCGGCGCCCTCCGCGATCCGCCCCGCCTCGAGGTAGGTGAGGTGATCCGCGTCGATGCCCTTGCGCATCTTGACCGTGACCGGGACGTCGCCCGCGGCCTTGACCGCGCCCTCGACGATGTCGCGGAACAGCCCGGTCTTCCACGGCAGCGCGGAGCCGCCGCCCTTGCGCGTCACCTTCGGCACGGGACAGCCGAAGTTCAGGTCGATGTGGTCGGCGCGGTCCTCCTCGGCGATGATCCGCGCGGCCTCGGCCGTCACGGCCGGGTCGACGCCGTACAGCTGGATCGACCGCGGCGTCTCGGACTCGTGATGCCGGATCAGGCGCATCGTGGTCTCGTTGCGCTCGACGAGCGCGCGCGTCGTGATCATCTCGCTGACGTACAGGCCGGCGCCGTACTCGCGGCACAGCCGGCGGAACGCGGTGTTCGTGATGCCCGCCATGGGTGCGAGGACGACCGGCACGTCGAGGTCGATCGTGCCGATGCGCAGCTGGCGCGGGCGGGTCAGAACAGAGGTCACGGATCCATTCTCACAGAATCGGCATGGGCGATCGCCGAGCGTCGTAGCCTGTTGAGAGCAGGCGATGCCCGAGCGAACGGAGTGAGTCGACGTGGACACGACAGATCTGCCCCCTGTGCGGGAGATCCCCTTCGCGGACGCCTCCGGTGCGGAGCGGACGCTGTCCGAGTTCGACGGACCGGTGCTGGTCGTGAACGTCGCGTCGAAGTGCGGCCTCGCGCCGCAGTACGAGCAGCTCGAGGAGCTGCAGCGCACGTACGGCGATCGCGGGTTCCAGGTCGTCGGGTTCCCCTGCAACCAGTTCATGGGTCAGGAGCCGGGGTCGATGGAGCAGATCCTCGAGTACTGCTCCACGACCTGGGGCGTCACCTTCCCGGTGAACGACAAGATCAAGGTCAACGGCCCGAAGGCGCATCCGCTCTACAAGGCGCTCAAGAAGACGCCGGACTCCCACGGCAAGGCCGGTCGCGTCGCCTGGAACTTCGAGAAGTTCCTCGTGCTGCCGGACGGAACCGTCACCCGCTTCCGGCCGACGCAGAAGCCCGACGACCCGGAGATCGTGTGGCGGATCGAGGCCGCGCTCCCGCGCTGAGCCTCAGTTCGCCGCCGCCCGGTGCTCGGACCAGACCTGGCGGGCGACCTGGGCGAACGCCTCAGGGGGCTGCGCGCCGCTCACGCCGTACTGACCGTCGATCACGAAGAACGGCACGCCGTTGATGCCGTAGGCGCGCGCCTGCGCCTGGTCCTGGCGCACGGCGGGGAGGAACTCGTCGTTCTCCAGCGCGTCGCGCGCCGCGGCCTCGTCCAGTCCGACGGACCCGGCGAGTTCGACCAGTTCGTCGATGCGACCGACGTGCCGGCCCTCGACGAAGTAGGCCGCGAGGAGGCGCTCCTTCATCTCGAGCTGCTTGCCGTGCTGTTTGGCGAAGTGCACGAGCTCGTGCGCCTTGACGGTGTTCGTGTGCTGCTGCAGGTCGAAGCGGTAGTGCAGGCCGGCCTGCTCCTTCGCGATCTGCGTGACCCGCTCGTTCATCTGCTGCGCCTGCTCGGGCGTGACGCCCTTGTGCTGCGCGAGGAAGTCCGTGCTCGAGCCCTCGAAGTCGACGGGGGTGTCGGGCGACAGCTCGAACGAGTGGTAGGTGATCTCGACGCGGGGCGCGTCCTCATCCTGCGCCGTCGCGGCGATGCCGTTCTCGAGGTTGCGCTTGCCGATGTAGCACCAGGGGCAGGCGATGTCGCTCCAGACGTCGATGCGGATGGGGGCGGGCGTTGCAGTCTCGTCGGTCACCTCAAAGACAACGCGCGCGACGGCTCGAGGTATTCCGGATCCGTCATGCACTCGTGGGTGCGTCGACCGCGCCGCCGAAACGGCGCTCCCGTCCGAGGTAGAGGTCGATCGCGTGCCACAGGTCGCTGCGGCTGAAGTCGGGCCACAGCGTGTCGAGGAACACCATCTCGGCATACGCCGCCTGCCACAGCAGGAAGTTCGAGGTGCGCTGCTCGCCGCTTGACCGCACGAACAGATCGACGTCCGGCATGTCGGGCACGTAGAAGTGGCGGCGCAGCGCCTTCTCCGTGATTCCGGACGGCTTCAGTCTGCCGGCGGCGACCTCCTCGGCCAGCGCCCGCACGGCGTCGACGATCTCGTTGCGCCCGCCGTAGTTGATGCACATCGTGAGCGTCAGACCGTCGTTGCCGGCCGTGAGCTGCTCGGCGAACTTCAGCTCCTTGATCACGGAGCCCCACAGCCTGGGCGTACGGCCCGCCCAGCGGATGCGCACACCCCACTCGTTCAGCTGGTCGCGTCGGCGGTGCAGCACGTCGCGGTTGTAGCCCATCAGGAACCGCACCTCGTCGGGCGAGCGGCGCCAGTTCTCGGTCGAGAACGCGTACACGGAGAGGTGCTTCACGCCCGCCTGGATCGCGCCCGCGACCACGTCGAGCAGCACCTCCTCCCCCGCCTTGTGCCCCTCGATGCGGCTGAGTCCCCGCCGATTCGCCCAGCGCCCGTTGCCGTCCATCACGATCGCCACGTGCGCGGGCGCGTCCGTGCCGTAGTCGGGAGCCTGCAGGCCCGTCCAGTCCAGCGCGCGGTACGGCACCGCGTCGCGGTGCGTGTAGGGCTTGGGCGTCATCGGGCTCCCTGGCTCGTCGAGGTCTGCGACAGCGCGCGCAGCCCGCGCTCCATCGTCCACTGCACATACGCCGACACGAGACCGGATGCCTGCGACGCGTCGCGCGGCGACGCCGCGTCGACGACCTCCCAGTCGCCGGACAGCAGCGCGCGCAGCAGGGCGAGCACGTTGGCGCTGACGTGCGGCGTCCCGGGCGGCGCGCACGCCGTGCACACCACGCCGCCGAGCTGCGCGAGGAACTGATCGTGCGGGCCGGCGGCGCCGCACCGCGCGCAGTCGTCGAGCGCGGGCGCCCATCCGGCGAGTGAGAGCGAGCGCAGAAGGTACGAGTCGAGCGTGTGCCGGGGCGAGTGCTCACCGCGCGAGAGCGAGCGCAGCGCGCCCACGAGCAGGTAGTACTGGTTCGGCGCCGGCTCGTCGTGCGTCAGCCGATCGGCCGACTCCGCCATGGCGGAGGCCGCCGTGTAGCGGTCGTAGTCGGCCGCGATATCGGCGCCATACGCCCCCAGCGTCTCTGCCTGCTGCACGATGTCGAGGCTGCGGCCGGCGTACAGCTGCACGTCGGCGACCATGAACGGCTCGAGCCGCGAGCCGAAGCGCGAGGAGGTGCGGCGCACGCCCTTCGCGACCGCGCGCACCTTGCCGTGCCGCCGGCTCAGCATGGTGACGATGCGGTCGGCCTCGCCGAGCTTGTGCGTGCGCAGCACGACCGCTTCGTCTCGATAGGTGGGCACCGATCCATTATCTGCCGCGCCTGCGACATCCGGCTGTGGGCGCGAAGCCCTTCCCGCGGTGGAGCGTGACCCTGTCGGTCCGCCAGGATTCCTGAGTTCACCCGGATCCCGGATTCGACACGCGCCGGCGGTCCGGGATCCCGGCGATCTCCGGAATACGGGCGACGCGCCAGGCGCCCGCCGAATCGGCGCGGCACTCCGGGACCCCGCCGACCCACCAGAACCCAGGAGTTCACCCGGATCCCGGGTTCGACGCCGCCCGGCGGTCCGGGATCCGGGCGATCTCCGCGATCCGGGCGACGCGCCAGGCGCCGGCCGAATCGGCGCGTTAGCGCCGCGGTGACACCATTGGAGGGTGACCGATCCGACCTTCGTGCTGCCGCTGTGGGCCGACCTCATCGCGGTGGCGTTCGGCGGGGTGCAGGGTGCGATGTTCGCATCCGGCTTCCAGGGGCAGCGCCGGCTGGATCTGCTCGGCGTCGCGCTGATCGGCATCATCCTCGGCATGGGCGGCGGTCTCATCCGCGACGTGCTGCTGGGCGTGACGCCCGCGTCGCTGCAGTCGAACTGGTACATCCTGACCGCGATCGTCGCGTCGCTCGTCGGCATGCTGCTCGCCGGGGTCTTCCACCGGCTGAACAAGGTCATCGTGGGGCTCGACGCCGTGCTGATCGGCCTGTTCGGTGCGTTCGGCACGAGCAAGGCCCTCGCGTTCGGCCTGCCGCTCGTGCCCGCGATCTTCATCGGCGCGGTCGCCGCGGTCGGCGGCGGCGTCGCGCGCGACATGGCGATGGGACTGCCGATCGCGATCATGCATGTCGGCTCGCTGTACGCGGTCGCCGCCGCGGCCGGATGCACCGTGCTCGCCGTGAGCTTCGGGGCGGGTCTCGACATCGTGCCCGCCGCGATCGCCGGCGTCGCGGTCACGACGGTCATCCGCCTGCTCGCCGTGATCTTCGACGTGTCGCTGCCCGAGCAGCGCCGGATCTACCGCCGCCGCGTCGCGCTCGAGACCTCCGCGATCCCGGTCATCTCGTCGGAGATGATCGCGCAGGCGCAGGCCGGCGTCGAGCAGGCGCAGGCCGCGGCCGAGCAGGCCGTCGAAGCCGCCGAGCAGGCGCAGGCGGCCGCCGAGCAGGCCGCGGAGGCCGCCTCCGACGACGACCCCCGCGCCTGAATCCGCTCAGATCGCGGCGGCGAGCTCCGGCTTGCGGGCCCGGATCGAGCGGTTCACGCCCGACACGATGGCCTTGAGAGAGGCGGTCGAGATGTCGCCGTCGATGCCGACGCCCCACAGGCGCTCGCCGTCGACCTGCAGCTCGACGTACGCGGCCGCCTCGGCGTCGCCCGACGCGCTGAGCGTGTGCTCCACGTAGTCGTACAGCGTGACGTCGACGCCCTGCTCGCGCAGCACGGTCAGGAACGCCGCGATCGGTCCGTTGCCTTGGCCCGCGAGCTGATGCTGCTCCTCGCCGTCGCGCAGCACGACCTCGAGTGCGACGTTGCCGTCCAGCCTGCTGCGGCTGCTCGTGCCCAGCAGCTCGAAACGGCCCCAGCGGGCCTCGGCCTGGGCGGAGGGCAGGTACTCGTCCTGGAAGATCGCCCAGATCTGGTCGCTCGTGACCTCGCCGCCCTCGGCGTCCGTCTTGGCCTGCACGACGCCCGAGAACTCGATCTGCAGCCGGCGCGGCAGGTCGAGCGCGTGGTCGCTCTTCAGCAGGTAGGCGACGCCGCCCTTGCCCGACTGCGAGTTGACGCGGATGACCGCCTCGTATGAGCGCCCGAGGTCCTTCGGGTCGATCGGCAGGTACGGCACGGCCCACTCGATGTCGTCGACCGTGACGCCCTTCTCCTGGGCGCTCGCGGCCATCGCCTCGAAGCCCTTCTTGATGGCGTCCTGGTGCGAGCCGCTGAACGCCGTGAAGACGAGGTCGCCGGCCCACGGGCTGCGCTCGGGGACGGGCAGCTGATTGCAGTACTCCACCGTGCGCTTGACGTGGTCGATGTCGCTGAAGTCGATCTGCGGGTCGATCCCCTGCGTGAACAGGTTGACGCCCAGCGCGACGAGGTCGACGTTGCCCGTGCGCTCGCCGTTGCCGAACAGGCAGCCCTCGATGCGGTCGGCTCCGGCCATGTAGCCGAGCTCCGCGGCGGCGACCGCGGTGCCGCGGTCGTTGTGCGGATGCAGCGAGATGAGCACGTTCTCGCGGTGGTTCAGGTGGCGGCCCATCCACTCGATCGAGTCGGCGTAGACGTTGGGCGTGGCCATCTCGACCGTCGCGGGCAGGTTGATGATGACCTTGCGCTCGGGCGTGGGCTGGAAGATCTCCAGCACCTGGTTGCACACGTCGACGGCGAACTCGAGCTCGGTGCCGGTGTAGCTCTCGGGCGAGTACTCGTAGTAGACCGTCGTCTCCGGCACCGTCTGCTCGTACTGCTTGCACCAGCGCGCGCCGTCGAGGGCGATGTCGATGATGCCCTGGCGGTCGGTGCGGAAGACCACGTCGCGCTGCAGCACGCTCGTCGAGTTGTACAGGTGCACGATCGCCTGCTTCGCGCCCTTGATCGCCTCGTAGGTGCGGGCGATGAGGTGCTCGCGCGCCTGCGTCAGGACCTGGATCGTGACGTCGTCCGGGATCAGGTTCTCCTCGATCAGCTGCCGGACGAAGTCGAAGTCGGTCTGGCTCGCCGACGGGAAGCCGACCTCGATCTCCTTGTAGCCCATCTTGACGAGCAGCTCGAACATGACGCGCTTGCGCTCGGGGCTCATCGGGTCGATGAGCGCCTGGTTGCCGTCGCGCAGGTCGACCGCGCACCAGCGCGGCGCCTTCTCGATGCGCCGAGCCGGCCAGGTGCGGTCGGGCAGGTCGACGACGATCTGCTCGTGATACGGGCGGTACTTGTGCACCGGCATGCCGCTGGGCTTCTGGGTGTTCTCCATGATGTCGCTTGCTTTCATTTCGTCGTATGTCAGGGCCGACGACGAGCTCCGCGACGAGGAGGCCCTAGATCGAGGTCTCGTCGCGGCGGCTAAGAAGGAGAAGCCCACCGAGGCGCATGTGTTCAGGCTAACACGCACTCTGCACGGTGGCGACGGACCCGGATGCCGCCCGAGTGAGCAGGATGCGCAGCATGAGACGAATCCGGATCGCGCGACACTTTCGGGTATGACCCACTCCCGTCGCCTTCTCGCGACAACGATCGCCGTCCTGGCTCTCGCGCTCACCGCGTGCGCGACACCCCGTGCCGACGCTCCCGCGGCGGAGCCCTCGCCGAGGTTCGGCGACGTCCATCCGGAGCCGCCGCAGGGCGAGATCCAGGTGCAGGGCACCGTGATGGACAAGGCCGGCGCCATCTCGCTCTGCATCGGCCCGATCGCCCAGTCGTATCCGCCGCAGTGCGCCGGCATCCCCCTCGAGGGCTGGGACTGGGATGCGGCGGAGGGCGAGGAGACCGCCGCCGACAGCACGTGGGGCGCCTATGCCGTGACGGGCACGTTCGACGGGGAGACGATCGCCGTGACCGCTCCTCCGATCCTGCTCGCGCTGTTCGATCCGATGGTTCCCGAGGATCCGACCGGCGGCGAGCCCGGAACGACGCGCGAGGACGAGCTGCTCGAGATCCAGCAGACGATCCAGGACCGCCTCGGCGACGAGGTGCAGTCCGCCTATGTCGAGAACGGCTACGTGCGCCTGCAGGTCGTGTGGGACGACGGCACCTACCAGGACGCCGCCGATGCGGAGTTCGGCGAGAAGGTCGTGATCGTCGAGTCCCTCATGCAGCCCGTCGGCTGAGTCCTCGCCGGGGCGCGCCCGTGTCGGGCGGATGCCGCGCCCCGGCGAATCCTCCTGCCGGTCCCGCGCCGATCGCGCAGGCGGAGGGCTAGAAGCCGAGCCTGCCGAGCTGCTTGGGGTCGCGCTGCCACTCCTTCGCCACGCGCACGTGCAGCTTGAGGAACACCCGCGTGCCGATGAGCGGCTCGATCTGCGCGCGGGCGCGGGCGCCCACCTCGCGCAGGCGCGATCCCTTGGGGCCGATGATGATGCCCTTCTGGCTGTCGCGCTCGACGACGATGCTCGCGTGGATGTCGGTGAGATCGTCGCGGTCCTCGCGAGCCGTGATCTCGTCCACCGTCACGGCGATCGAGTGCGGCAGCTCGTCGCGCACACCCTCGAGCGCGGCCTCGCGGATGATCTCCGCGACGCGGTCCTCGGTGCTCTCGTCCGTGACGACGCCCTCCTCGTAGAGGGCCGGCCCCTCGGGCATCAGCGCCAGCAGC
The Microbacterium sp. JZ31 genome window above contains:
- a CDS encoding deoxyguanosinetriphosphate triphosphohydrolase — protein: MRPDGYREGDAERFFAERHRSERDDFARDRARVLHSAGLRRLAAKTQVLSPASSADFARNRLTHSLEVAQIGRELAISLGLSADVVDTACLSHDLGHPPFGHNGERALNEWADHIGGFEGNAQSLRILTRLEAKVLDDRDHSVGLNLTRASLDATCKYPWTVDNPVPDPGGRLKFGVYPEDEAVFHWMRDGAPGRLRCIEAEVMDLSDDIAYSVHDFEDAVVNGYIDLEALADPVQHHPLIGKIQQWVGYDYSREELADGLYRLTRQPMWLRSFDRSRQDLARLKNLTSDLIGRFARAAVAATREAYVGPSLARYNAHVVVPRVIEVEIAVLKGVMGSSIVTIEARKGVYKEQRRVLKRLADALLSTDTLWSAGGEVFEPAFAADFHAAENDAERARVVVDQVASLTDQTAIDWHNRLVGEIDPAEVGIWTPRHARPGARPRAAAPQPVRVGAD
- the dusB gene encoding tRNA dihydrouridine synthase DusB, with the translated sequence MTSVLTRPRQLRIGTIDLDVPVVLAPMAGITNTAFRRLCREYGAGLYVSEMITTRALVERNETTMRLIRHHESETPRSIQLYGVDPAVTAEAARIIAEEDRADHIDLNFGCPVPKVTRKGGGSALPWKTGLFRDIVEGAVKAAGDVPVTVKMRKGIDADHLTYLEAGRIAEGAGAAAVALHARTAAEFYSGTADWSAITKLKETVTSIPVLGNGDIWSAADAVRMMDETGCDGVVVGRGCLGRPWLFGELAAAFGADAPVVDANLGFVARGFRRHAELLVEFFEDEDRGCRDIRKHVAWYFKGYPVGGDLRASLATASSLAEIDDLLAQLDHDAPYPGAAAEGQRGRAGSPKRPVLPQGWLDSREIGEDASCELQGAELDTSGG
- a CDS encoding glutathione peroxidase, coding for MDTTDLPPVREIPFADASGAERTLSEFDGPVLVVNVASKCGLAPQYEQLEELQRTYGDRGFQVVGFPCNQFMGQEPGSMEQILEYCSTTWGVTFPVNDKIKVNGPKAHPLYKALKKTPDSHGKAGRVAWNFEKFLVLPDGTVTRFRPTQKPDDPEIVWRIEAALPR
- a CDS encoding DsbA family oxidoreductase: MTDETATPAPIRIDVWSDIACPWCYIGKRNLENGIAATAQDEDAPRVEITYHSFELSPDTPVDFEGSSTDFLAQHKGVTPEQAQQMNERVTQIAKEQAGLHYRFDLQQHTNTVKAHELVHFAKQHGKQLEMKERLLAAYFVEGRHVGRIDELVELAGSVGLDEAAARDALENDEFLPAVRQDQAQARAYGINGVPFFVIDGQYGVSGAQPPEAFAQVARQVWSEHRAAAN
- a CDS encoding isoprenyl transferase; the encoded protein is MTPKPYTHRDAVPYRALDWTGLQAPDYGTDAPAHVAIVMDGNGRWANRRGLSRIEGHKAGEEVLLDVVAGAIQAGVKHLSVYAFSTENWRRSPDEVRFLMGYNRDVLHRRRDQLNEWGVRIRWAGRTPRLWGSVIKELKFAEQLTAGNDGLTLTMCINYGGRNEIVDAVRALAEEVAAGRLKPSGITEKALRRHFYVPDMPDVDLFVRSSGEQRTSNFLLWQAAYAEMVFLDTLWPDFSRSDLWHAIDLYLGRERRFGGAVDAPTSA
- the recO gene encoding DNA repair protein RecO, whose translation is MPTYRDEAVVLRTHKLGEADRIVTMLSRRHGKVRAVAKGVRRTSSRFGSRLEPFMVADVQLYAGRSLDIVQQAETLGAYGADIAADYDRYTAASAMAESADRLTHDEPAPNQYYLLVGALRSLSRGEHSPRHTLDSYLLRSLSLAGWAPALDDCARCGAAGPHDQFLAQLGGVVCTACAPPGTPHVSANVLALLRALLSGDWEVVDAASPRDASQASGLVSAYVQWTMERGLRALSQTSTSQGAR
- the leuA gene encoding 2-isopropylmalate synthase, which codes for MENTQKPSGMPVHKYRPYHEQIVVDLPDRTWPARRIEKAPRWCAVDLRDGNQALIDPMSPERKRVMFELLVKMGYKEIEVGFPSASQTDFDFVRQLIEENLIPDDVTIQVLTQAREHLIARTYEAIKGAKQAIVHLYNSTSVLQRDVVFRTDRQGIIDIALDGARWCKQYEQTVPETTVYYEYSPESYTGTELEFAVDVCNQVLEIFQPTPERKVIINLPATVEMATPNVYADSIEWMGRHLNHRENVLISLHPHNDRGTAVAAAELGYMAGADRIEGCLFGNGERTGNVDLVALGVNLFTQGIDPQIDFSDIDHVKRTVEYCNQLPVPERSPWAGDLVFTAFSGSHQDAIKKGFEAMAASAQEKGVTVDDIEWAVPYLPIDPKDLGRSYEAVIRVNSQSGKGGVAYLLKSDHALDLPRRLQIEFSGVVQAKTDAEGGEVTSDQIWAIFQDEYLPSAQAEARWGRFELLGTSSRSRLDGNVALEVVLRDGEEQHQLAGQGNGPIAAFLTVLREQGVDVTLYDYVEHTLSASGDAEAAAYVELQVDGERLWGVGIDGDISTASLKAIVSGVNRSIRARKPELAAAI